In Prescottella soli, a genomic segment contains:
- a CDS encoding alpha/beta hydrolase produces the protein MRVTSKSRRLKALIGATTAAVAALPVFVGVGVASAETPGQSDAAKIQAAAKANGGTRLVSAKAGTGNKMSLRVYSASMGREIPLEVIRPADTSKPAPTLYLLNGAGGGEDSASWQKQADIGTFFQGKQVNVVTPMQGAFTYYTDWQKPDESLHGVNKWETFLTQELPPVIDSALGTTGVNSLAGISTSGTSVFNLALKDPQLYKAVGAYSGCADTATPVGQTYIQIVIAARGSADVENMWGPVGSPDWIAHDPILNVGKLKGGPKLYVSNASGLPGPHDTLDSQGINGDVKTLANQVVVGGIIEAATNECTHRLFDAVNRNGMGGQATFDFKPAGTHSWGYWKDDLNNSWPMLADAMGTPR, from the coding sequence ATGCGTGTTACCAGTAAGTCCCGCCGGCTCAAAGCGTTGATCGGCGCCACGACGGCGGCGGTTGCTGCGCTGCCCGTCTTCGTCGGTGTGGGTGTCGCCTCGGCGGAGACCCCCGGCCAGTCCGACGCGGCCAAGATCCAGGCGGCCGCCAAGGCCAACGGCGGCACCCGCCTGGTGTCGGCGAAGGCCGGCACCGGCAACAAGATGTCGCTCCGGGTCTACTCGGCGTCCATGGGCCGCGAGATCCCGCTCGAGGTGATCCGCCCGGCGGACACTTCCAAGCCCGCTCCCACGCTGTACCTGCTCAACGGCGCAGGCGGCGGCGAGGACTCCGCGTCGTGGCAGAAGCAGGCCGACATCGGCACGTTCTTCCAGGGCAAGCAGGTCAACGTCGTCACCCCGATGCAGGGTGCGTTCACCTACTACACCGACTGGCAGAAGCCGGACGAGTCGCTGCACGGCGTCAACAAGTGGGAGACCTTCCTGACGCAGGAGCTGCCGCCGGTCATCGACTCCGCGCTCGGCACCACCGGCGTCAACTCGCTCGCCGGCATCTCGACGTCGGGCACCTCGGTGTTCAACCTCGCGCTCAAGGATCCCCAGCTGTACAAGGCCGTCGGCGCGTACAGCGGCTGCGCGGACACCGCGACCCCGGTCGGCCAGACCTACATCCAGATCGTCATCGCCGCCCGCGGTAGCGCGGACGTCGAGAACATGTGGGGCCCGGTCGGAAGCCCCGACTGGATCGCGCACGACCCGATCCTCAACGTCGGCAAGCTCAAGGGCGGCCCGAAGCTGTACGTCTCCAACGCGTCCGGCCTGCCGGGCCCGCACGACACCCTCGACAGCCAGGGCATCAACGGTGACGTGAAGACCCTCGCCAACCAGGTGGTAGTCGGCGGCATCATCGAGGCTGCGACCAACGAGTGCACCCACCGTCTGTTCGACGCGGTCAACCGGAACGGCATGGGCGGCCAGGCGACGTTCGACTTCAAGCCGGCCGGCACCCACTCGTGGGGCTACTGGAAGGACGACCTGAACAACTCGTGGCCGATGCTGGCCGACGCGATGGGCACCCCGCGGTAG
- a CDS encoding nitroreductase/quinone reductase family protein codes for MLLANKFAMNRIRRRSGKFMGVDALILTTVGRKSGQPRSTPVDWFPGSDDSWIVVASAAGARSNPNWYLNLAAHPDRATIEMAGETIPVTARELEGPERDEQWAVVKAAIPRFAQYEQKTDRQMPIIELTRRS; via the coding sequence GTGCTCTTGGCGAACAAGTTCGCGATGAACCGGATCCGCCGCAGGAGCGGGAAGTTCATGGGCGTGGACGCACTGATCCTGACCACGGTCGGCCGTAAGAGCGGACAGCCGCGTTCCACTCCGGTCGACTGGTTCCCGGGCAGCGACGACAGCTGGATCGTCGTCGCCTCCGCCGCCGGGGCCCGCTCGAACCCGAACTGGTATCTGAACCTGGCGGCGCACCCCGATCGGGCGACGATCGAGATGGCCGGCGAGACGATTCCGGTGACCGCGCGCGAGTTGGAGGGCCCCGAGCGCGACGAGCAATGGGCGGTGGTCAAGGCGGCGATACCGCGGTTCGCCCAGTACGAGCAGAAGACCGACCGGCAGATGCCGATCATCGAACTGACCCGCCGGTCCTGA
- a CDS encoding FKBP-type peptidyl-prolyl cis-trans isomerase has protein sequence MLDVVVPPAPPVIEPAEGPAPAELVIEDITVGDGPEAQPGSVVDVHYHGVEYDTNQVFDSSFLRGDSVAFPLDRLIPGWQEGIPGMKVGGRRKLTVPPELAYGPAGAGHQLSGKTLVFIIDLLGTK, from the coding sequence CTGCTCGACGTCGTCGTCCCGCCGGCGCCGCCGGTCATCGAGCCCGCCGAGGGCCCGGCCCCGGCCGAGCTCGTGATCGAGGACATCACCGTCGGCGACGGCCCGGAGGCACAGCCGGGTTCGGTCGTGGACGTGCACTACCACGGCGTCGAGTACGACACGAACCAGGTGTTCGATTCGTCGTTCCTGCGCGGTGATTCGGTTGCCTTCCCGCTGGACCGGCTGATCCCCGGCTGGCAGGAAGGAATCCCGGGCATGAAGGTCGGCGGTCGCCGCAAGCTCACGGTTCCGCCGGAGCTCGCGTACGGTCCGGCCGGTGCCGGACATCAGCTGTCGGGCAAGACGCTGGTGTTCATCATCGACCTGCTCGGCACCAAGTAG
- a CDS encoding citrate synthase: MPAENDNKPTLSYPGGEHTMSIAKATEGNDGIELGKLLANTGYTTLDPGFVNTASTSSAITYIDGEKGILRYRGYPIEELAGRSTFIEVSYLLIYGELPTQAQLDVFTDKIRRHTLLHEDLKRFFDGFPRNAHPMPVLSSAVNALSAYYQDSLDPDDPEQVELSTIRLLAKLPTIAAYAYKKSVGQPFLYPDNSLSLVENFLRMTFGFPAEPYEVDPEVAKALDMLLILHADHEQNCSTSTVRMVGSSDANLFTSVSAGINALWGPLHGGANQAVLEMLDEIAAGGGDVNEFVRKVKNKEDGVKLMGFGHRVYRNYDPRAALVKQTAHSVLGKLGGDDKLLDIAMKLEEAALTDDYFVERKLYPNVDFYTGLIYRAMGFPTRMFTVLFALGRLPGWIAHWREMHEDPATKIGRPRQIYTGYTQRGYVDLSAR; encoded by the coding sequence GTGCCCGCTGAGAATGACAACAAGCCCACACTCAGCTACCCCGGTGGCGAGCACACGATGTCGATCGCCAAGGCGACTGAAGGCAACGATGGTATCGAGCTTGGAAAGCTCCTTGCCAACACTGGTTACACGACGCTCGACCCGGGCTTCGTGAACACTGCGTCCACCAGTTCTGCCATCACGTACATCGACGGCGAGAAGGGCATCCTGCGTTACCGCGGGTACCCGATCGAGGAACTCGCCGGTCGCTCGACGTTCATCGAGGTCAGCTACCTGCTTATCTACGGGGAGCTGCCGACGCAGGCCCAGCTGGATGTGTTCACGGACAAGATCCGTCGCCACACGCTGCTGCACGAGGACCTCAAGCGGTTCTTCGACGGCTTCCCGCGCAACGCGCACCCGATGCCGGTGCTGTCGAGCGCCGTCAACGCGCTGTCGGCGTACTACCAGGACTCGCTGGATCCGGACGATCCGGAGCAGGTCGAGCTGTCCACGATCCGTCTGCTCGCGAAGCTGCCCACGATCGCGGCGTACGCGTACAAGAAGTCGGTCGGTCAGCCGTTCCTGTACCCGGACAACTCGCTCAGCCTGGTCGAGAACTTCCTGCGTATGACGTTCGGCTTCCCGGCCGAGCCCTACGAGGTCGACCCCGAGGTCGCCAAGGCCCTCGACATGCTGCTGATCCTGCACGCCGACCACGAGCAGAACTGCTCCACGTCGACGGTCCGCATGGTCGGTTCCTCGGACGCGAACCTGTTCACGTCGGTCTCCGCCGGCATCAACGCGCTGTGGGGCCCGCTGCACGGCGGCGCCAACCAGGCCGTGCTCGAGATGCTCGACGAGATCGCCGCCGGCGGCGGTGACGTCAACGAGTTCGTCCGCAAGGTCAAGAACAAGGAAGACGGCGTGAAGCTCATGGGCTTCGGTCACCGCGTCTACCGCAACTACGACCCGCGGGCCGCGCTCGTCAAGCAGACCGCGCACTCGGTGCTCGGCAAGCTGGGCGGCGACGACAAGCTGCTCGACATCGCGATGAAGCTCGAGGAGGCGGCGCTCACCGACGACTACTTCGTCGAGCGCAAGCTGTACCCGAACGTCGACTTCTACACGGGCCTGATCTACCGCGCGATGGGCTTCCCGACGCGCATGTTCACGGTCCTGTTCGCGCTCGGCCGCCTCCCCGGCTGGATCGCGCACTGGCGTGAGATGCACGAGGATCCGGCCACCAAGATCGGCCGCCCGCGTCAGATCTACACCGGCTACACCCAGCGCGGCTACGTGGATCTGTCGGCCCGCTGA
- a CDS encoding carbohydrate kinase family protein produces MSDPRILVCGEALVDLVPTGDAAFDARLGGGPFNVAVTLGRLGSPVGFCSRISTDPFGERLVAALTASGVYVGTVQRGPEPTTLAVAGIGPDGGARYTFYADGTADRLVTDPGPLPASVDAVSFGTLSLVFEPGASVYADLLRRSHDEGRLTVLDPNVRPAAFPDGYRRRFTELLPAIDVVKVSDEDVHWLGQGVDGSTPEQWLEAGVTAVVTTHGADGLSVRTRRVHMRVPGRQVAVSDTIGAGDTVQGALLHRLGERGLLSSNSVAALDGGQWQEVLEFAARASAVTVSRPGADPPWAVELAGD; encoded by the coding sequence ATGTCTGACCCGCGAATCCTGGTGTGCGGCGAGGCCCTCGTCGATCTCGTCCCGACCGGAGACGCGGCCTTCGACGCGCGCCTGGGCGGCGGTCCGTTCAACGTCGCCGTGACGCTCGGACGCCTCGGCAGCCCAGTCGGGTTCTGCTCCCGCATCTCCACCGACCCGTTCGGGGAGCGACTGGTCGCGGCGCTGACCGCCTCGGGCGTCTACGTCGGAACGGTGCAGCGCGGGCCCGAGCCCACGACGCTCGCGGTCGCGGGAATCGGACCCGACGGGGGCGCCCGCTACACCTTCTACGCCGACGGCACCGCCGACCGGCTCGTCACCGATCCCGGACCGTTGCCGGCGTCGGTGGACGCGGTGTCGTTCGGGACGCTGTCGCTCGTGTTCGAACCGGGCGCGAGCGTCTACGCGGACCTGCTGCGCCGCAGCCACGACGAGGGACGCCTGACCGTCCTCGACCCGAACGTCCGTCCGGCCGCCTTCCCCGACGGCTACCGGCGCCGGTTCACGGAGCTGCTGCCGGCGATCGACGTCGTCAAGGTCTCCGACGAAGACGTTCACTGGTTGGGACAGGGGGTGGACGGCTCGACGCCCGAGCAGTGGCTCGAGGCCGGTGTCACGGCCGTCGTCACCACCCACGGCGCCGACGGATTGAGCGTGCGAACGCGTCGTGTGCACATGCGCGTGCCGGGTCGCCAGGTGGCGGTTTCGGACACCATCGGTGCAGGTGACACGGTGCAAGGCGCATTGCTGCACCGGCTGGGCGAGCGTGGACTCCTAAGTTCGAATTCGGTTGCGGCGCTCGACGGGGGACAATGGCAAGAGGTTCTGGAGTTCGCCGCTCGAGCGTCGGCTGTCACCGTTTCAAGGCCCGGGGCGGACCCTCCGTGGGCAGTGGAGCTCGCGGGCGACTAG
- a CDS encoding MFS transporter, translated as MRGLLADVTPLRNPDYRRLWTSGIVTVIGAQLTVVAVPLQIYAITQNSAYVGLAGLFGFVPLLVFGLWGGALADVMDRRKLITITTLGLIGTSLLLWLQAAANVNNVWLLLSLFSLQQVFFAVNSPTRSAIIPRLLPMKDLPAANSLNMTVFQFGAIAGPLLAGVLIPVAGLSTVYLLDAIALLATLWAVIRLPALPPTGPARRAGLRVVGEGFAYLATQKVLLASFVVDIVAMVFGMPRALFPEIAHDSFGDPLDGGVALGLLFAAMSAGAVLGGVFSGWLPRIRYQGRAVVICIVLWGLAMVGFGVVVGIANPGSSAVLLWLALAFLAFGGAVDMVSAALRSTMLQQVATDDMRGRLQGVFTVVVAGGPRIGDVLHGAAAFAFGTAVASAGGGILVVIGVVVSVLAFPTFVRYRVGRTGAPEHV; from the coding sequence ATGCGCGGACTGCTCGCCGACGTCACCCCGCTCCGCAACCCCGACTACCGCCGGCTGTGGACCAGCGGCATCGTCACCGTCATCGGCGCCCAGCTGACGGTCGTGGCCGTACCGCTGCAGATCTACGCGATCACCCAGAACTCCGCCTACGTCGGGCTCGCGGGGCTGTTCGGGTTCGTGCCGCTCTTGGTGTTCGGCTTGTGGGGCGGCGCCCTCGCCGACGTCATGGACCGTCGAAAACTGATCACCATCACGACGCTCGGGCTGATCGGCACCTCGCTGCTGCTGTGGCTGCAGGCCGCCGCGAACGTGAACAACGTCTGGCTGTTGCTGTCCCTGTTCTCGCTGCAGCAGGTGTTCTTCGCGGTCAACTCGCCCACCCGCAGCGCGATCATCCCGCGGCTGCTGCCGATGAAGGACCTGCCGGCCGCGAACTCGCTGAACATGACGGTATTTCAGTTCGGCGCGATCGCGGGGCCGTTGCTCGCCGGTGTCCTCATCCCGGTGGCCGGGCTGTCGACGGTGTACCTGCTGGACGCGATCGCGCTGCTCGCCACGCTGTGGGCGGTGATCCGGCTGCCCGCGCTGCCGCCGACCGGTCCCGCCCGCCGGGCCGGGCTGCGCGTCGTGGGGGAGGGTTTCGCCTACCTCGCGACGCAGAAGGTGCTGCTGGCGTCGTTCGTCGTCGACATCGTCGCGATGGTGTTCGGCATGCCGCGGGCGCTGTTCCCCGAGATCGCCCACGACTCGTTCGGTGACCCGCTCGACGGCGGCGTAGCGCTCGGCCTGCTGTTCGCCGCGATGTCGGCCGGCGCGGTGCTGGGCGGCGTGTTCTCCGGGTGGCTGCCACGGATCCGCTACCAGGGGCGCGCGGTCGTGATCTGCATCGTGCTGTGGGGCCTGGCGATGGTCGGCTTCGGTGTCGTCGTCGGGATCGCGAATCCCGGCAGTTCCGCGGTCCTGCTGTGGCTCGCGCTCGCCTTCCTCGCGTTCGGCGGCGCCGTCGACATGGTCTCGGCGGCCCTGCGCAGCACGATGCTGCAACAGGTGGCGACCGACGACATGCGCGGACGGCTGCAGGGCGTGTTCACCGTGGTCGTCGCCGGCGGCCCGCGCATCGGGGACGTCCTACACGGCGCCGCGGCGTTCGCCTTCGGCACGGCCGTCGCGTCCGCGGGCGGCGGCATCCTGGTCGTGATCGGCGTCGTCGTCTCGGTCCTGGCCTTCCCGACGTTCGTGCGTTACCGCGTCGGTCGGACGGGGGCGCCCGAACATGTCTGA
- the pdxH gene encoding pyridoxamine 5'-phosphate oxidase translates to MRVSYGEAGPQRAVVEPDLEPSWLDDGWAALARQWVEDAVEAALPEPNAMVLGTVDTDGHPCTRTVLCKGLGDDGVLFFTNYESDKGRQLTSTPYASVTFTWIPLAHQITIRGPVEKTSKNTTSDYWHSRPRGSRLGAWASHQSRPIASRADLEAQLVDAGQRFSVDGDVPVPPHWGGFRIRPESVEFWQGRPNRMHNRIRTRLVDGAWIVERLQP, encoded by the coding sequence ATGCGCGTGAGCTACGGCGAGGCCGGGCCGCAGCGGGCCGTCGTCGAACCCGATCTCGAACCGTCCTGGCTCGACGACGGCTGGGCGGCCCTGGCACGGCAGTGGGTCGAGGATGCCGTCGAGGCCGCGCTGCCCGAACCCAACGCGATGGTGCTCGGCACCGTCGACACCGACGGTCACCCGTGCACACGGACCGTCCTGTGCAAGGGACTCGGCGACGACGGTGTGCTCTTCTTCACCAACTACGAGTCCGACAAGGGCCGACAACTCACGTCGACGCCGTACGCGTCGGTGACGTTCACGTGGATCCCGTTGGCGCACCAGATCACCATCCGCGGTCCCGTAGAAAAAACAAGCAAGAACACGACATCGGACTACTGGCACAGCCGTCCGCGGGGGTCGCGGCTGGGTGCGTGGGCGTCGCACCAGTCGCGCCCGATCGCCTCGCGCGCGGACCTCGAGGCCCAGCTGGTTGATGCGGGACAGCGCTTCTCGGTCGACGGTGACGTCCCGGTCCCGCCGCACTGGGGCGGTTTCCGGATCCGTCCCGAGTCGGTCGAGTTCTGGCAGGGCCGCCCCAACCGCATGCACAACCGGATCCGCACCCGCCTGGTCGACGGCGCGTGGATCGTCGAGCGTCTCCAGCCGTGA